The Pseudomonadota bacterium genome contains a region encoding:
- a CDS encoding aminotransferase class V-fold PLP-dependent enzyme — protein sequence MSTENASHPVASTAASSGDAAAETAADGVAHRNDASPLGAPFEDVRTREPDLAEIEAFVREHPGYAAAPILDEMRVTEFARLDASGAVYLDYTGSGLYAQSQVDAHGAMLGRDVYGNPHSVSPSAQASTAHLERAREAVLRFFNASPETYAVIFTANATAALRLIGEHYPFGPERGYIFTQDNHNSVCGISAFAERAGAATTVIAPTVPDLRLDHEQVCAALGPVSDARKGLFAYPAQSNFSGVKHSLDLIDEAQRRGHDVLLDAAAFAPTNRLDLAAHQPEFVCISFYKMFGYPTGLGCLLIKQTALASWRQRWFAGGNVKLASVLGQGFVRGAGAAAFEDGTVDFLSIPAVEMGLAFLEGASHAHIAVRVQALTDYTLRHMRSLVHASGLPLIRLLGPIDTIDRGATIAFTVVDSQGQVHDIRKLAILAGQHGISVRTGFFCNPGAGEAAFGLSADDLVPFFRQSEFTFDDLRAHYRAHHGFDIGAIRASYGLASNFHDAWRFVAFLRGLVDRTCRDLATWPGDAPDESPVCSG from the coding sequence ATGAGCACCGAGAACGCCTCGCACCCTGTTGCTAGCACCGCTGCATCGTCAGGCGATGCCGCAGCCGAGACTGCCGCCGACGGCGTAGCGCATCGGAATGACGCCTCTCCGCTCGGCGCACCCTTCGAAGACGTGCGCACCCGCGAACCGGACCTCGCCGAGATCGAGGCGTTCGTGCGCGAGCATCCGGGGTACGCCGCGGCGCCGATTCTCGATGAGATGCGCGTGACCGAGTTTGCGCGACTCGACGCCTCGGGGGCGGTCTACCTCGACTACACGGGGTCGGGCCTCTATGCGCAGTCACAGGTCGACGCGCACGGGGCCATGCTGGGGCGTGACGTGTATGGCAATCCGCATTCAGTGAGCCCGTCGGCGCAAGCTTCAACCGCGCATCTCGAGCGGGCGCGCGAGGCCGTGCTGCGCTTCTTCAACGCATCGCCCGAGACGTACGCGGTCATCTTCACCGCCAACGCCACGGCGGCGCTGCGCCTCATCGGCGAGCACTACCCGTTCGGTCCCGAGCGCGGCTACATCTTCACGCAAGACAACCACAACTCGGTATGCGGCATCTCGGCGTTCGCGGAGCGCGCGGGGGCCGCGACCACCGTGATCGCCCCCACGGTTCCCGATCTGCGCCTCGACCACGAGCAGGTCTGCGCCGCCCTCGGCCCCGTGTCTGACGCGCGCAAAGGGCTGTTCGCCTATCCCGCGCAGTCGAACTTCAGCGGGGTGAAGCATTCGCTCGACCTCATCGACGAGGCCCAGCGGCGCGGCCATGATGTGCTGCTCGACGCGGCCGCCTTTGCCCCCACCAATCGCCTCGATCTGGCGGCGCATCAGCCCGAGTTCGTCTGCATCTCGTTCTACAAGATGTTCGGATATCCGACCGGCCTCGGCTGCCTGCTCATCAAGCAGACCGCGCTCGCGTCGTGGCGTCAGCGGTGGTTTGCGGGCGGCAACGTCAAGCTGGCCTCTGTGCTCGGCCAGGGATTTGTGCGGGGTGCGGGCGCGGCGGCATTCGAAGATGGCACGGTCGATTTTTTGTCGATCCCCGCAGTCGAGATGGGCCTGGCCTTCCTCGAGGGCGCGTCGCACGCGCACATCGCTGTTCGCGTGCAGGCCCTCACCGATTACACGTTGCGCCACATGCGGTCGCTCGTCCACGCATCGGGGCTTCCCCTCATCCGCCTGCTAGGGCCCATCGACACCATCGATCGGGGCGCCACCATCGCGTTCACCGTGGTCGATTCGCAGGGTCAGGTCCACGACATCCGCAAGCTTGCCATTCTCGCGGGGCAGCACGGCATCTCGGTGCGCACCGGGTTCTTCTGCAATCCGGGCGCGGGAGAGGCGGCCTTCGGGCTCAGTGCCGACGACCTCGTGCCGTTCTTTCGTCAGTCGGAATTCACCTTCGACGACCTGCGCGCGCACTACCGTGCTCATCACGGCTTCGACATCGGCGCCATTCGAGCGTCCTACGGCCTGGCCTCGAACTTCCACGACGCCTGGCGGTTCGTCGCGTTTCTGCGGGGTCTGGTCGATCGCACGTGCAGAGACTTGGCCACGTGGCCGGGCGACGCGCCTGACGAGAGTCCGGTCTGCTCGGGGTAG